Proteins encoded together in one Lutra lutra chromosome 4, mLutLut1.2, whole genome shotgun sequence window:
- the VWA1 gene encoding von Willebrand factor A domain-containing protein 1 codes for MLPWTAFSLALSLRLALARSGAERGPRASAPQGDLLFLLDSSASVSHYEFSRVREFVGQLVGLLPLGPGALRTSLVHVGSRPYTEFPFGQHSSGEAVQDAIRAAAQRMGDTNTGLALAYAKEQLFAEVAGARPGVPKVLVWVTDGGSSDPVGPPMQELKDLGVTVFIVSTGRGNLLELSAAASAPPEKYLHFVDVDDLHIIAQQLRASILDAMRPQQLRASEVTSSGFRLAWPPLLTADSGYYVLELAPSADPGTVRRQQLPGNATGWAWTNLDPDTDYKVALVPESNVHLVRPQHLRVHTLPGEPGAEGGAAGAGRGQDETPPPPLTRAPPPPPEEAGPERIVVSHARPRSLRVSWTPALGPAAVLGYHVQYGPLPGGAAQRVEVPAGRNGTTLQGLAPGTAYLVTVTAAFRSGRERALSAKACTPDGPRSRALRPPPPGAAGRAP; via the exons ATGCTGCCCTGGACGGCGTTCAGCCTGGCCCTGAGCCTGCGGCTGGCGCTGGCGCGGAGCGGCGCCGAACGTG gccccCGAGCATCGGCCCCCCAGGGGGACCTGCTGTTTCTGTTGGACAGCTCGGCCAGCGTGTCTCATTATGAGTTTTCCCGAGTTCGGGAGTTTGTGGGGCAACTGGTGGGCCTGCTGCCCCTGGGCCCCGGGGCTCTGCGCACCAGCCTGGTGCATGTGGGCAGCCGCCCGTACACCGAGTTCCCCTTCGGCCAGCACAGCTCAGGTGAGGCTGTCCAGGATGCCATACGTGCTGCAGCCCAGCGCATGGGCGACACCAACACTGGCCTGGCGCTGGCATACGCCAAGGAGCAGCTCTTTGCAGAGGTGGCGGGGGCCCGGCCAGGGGTGCCCAAGGTGCTGGTGTGGGTGACAGACGGCGGCTCCAGCGACCCCGTGGGACCCCCCATGCAGGAGCTGAAGGACCTGGGTGTCACTGTCTTCATCGTCAGCACTGGCCGTGGCAACCTCCTGGAGCTGTCAGCTGCTGCCTCAGCACCCCCTGAGAAGTACCTACACTTTGTGGATGTGGATGACCTACACATCATTGCCCAGCAGCTGAGGGCATCCATTCTGG ACGCGATGCGGCCGCAGCAGCTCCGCGCCTCTGAGGTCACGTCCAGCGGCTTCCGCCTGGCCTGGCCGCCCCTGCTGACCGCAGACTCCGGCTACTACGTGTTGGAGCTGGCGCCCAGCGCTGACCCGGGGACCGTGCGTCGCCAACAGCTGCCGGGGAACGCCACGGGCTGGGCCTGGACCAACCTCGACCCCGACACCGACTACAAGGTGGCGCTGGTGCCCGAGTCCAACGTGCACCTCGTGAGGCCGCAGCACCTGCGGGTGCACACGCTGCCCGGTGAGCCCGGCGCGGAGGGCGGGGccgcgggcgcggggcggggccaggaCGAGACCCCGCCCCCTCCTCTCACGCGcgctcccccgccacccccagagGAGGCCGGGCCCGAGCGCATCGTCGTCTCGCACGCGCGGCCGCGCAGCCTGCGCGTGAGCTGGACCCCGGCGCTGGGCCCGGCCGCGGTGCTCGGCTACCACGTGCAGTACGGGCCGCTGCCGGGCGGCGCGGCGCAGCGCGTGGAGGTGCCCGCGGGCCGCAACGGCACAACGCTGCAGGGGCTGGCGCCCGGCACCGCCTACCTGGTGACCGTGACGGCCGCCTTCCGCTCCGGCCGCGAGAGGGCGCTGTCGGCCAAGGCCTGCACGCCCGACGGCCCGCGCAGCCGCGCCCTGCGCCCCCCGCCGCCGGGGGCAGCGGGTCGGGCGCCGTGA